The proteins below come from a single Eucalyptus grandis isolate ANBG69807.140 chromosome 3, ASM1654582v1, whole genome shotgun sequence genomic window:
- the LOC104437773 gene encoding aquaporin TIP4-1 codes for MAKIALGNSREATEPDCLKALVIEFVATFLFVFAGVGSAMAAERLAADAFVGLFGVAMAHALVVAVMISAGHISGGHLNPAVTLGLLFGGHITVVRSVLYMIDQLLASAAASFLLQYLTGGLATPVHTLGSGMTYLQGIIWEIVLTFSLLFAVYATIVDPRKSSQGAQGPILVGLVVGANILAGGAFSGASMNPARSFGPALASWDWTDHWVYWVGPLVGGGLAGLVYENFFICRSHDLLPTA; via the exons ATGGCGAAAATCGCACTGGGAAACAGCCGTGAGGCCACTGAGCCGGACTGCCTCAAGGCCCTTGTCATCGAGTTCGTCGCCACCTTCCTTTTCGTCTTCGCTGGAGTTGGATCTGCCATGGCCGCCG AGAGGCTAGCGGCAGATGCTTTCGTGGGGCTGTTTGGCGTGGCTATGGCGCATGCGCTCGTGGTGGCCGTGATGATATCGGCCGGCCACATCTCCGGCGGCCACCTCAACCCTGCCGTGACACTCGGCCTCCTTTTCGGCGGTCACATCACCGTTGTCCGATCGGTCCTGTATATGATCGACCAGTTGCTTGCCTCCGCTgcagcttcttttcttttgcagtatCTCACTGGGGGACTG GCTACACCAGTACATACCCTTGGGAGTGGAATGACCTACCTCCAAGGGATAATATGGGAGATTGTCCTGACGTTTTCCCTGCTGTTCGCCGTCTATGCCACCATTGTGGACCCCAGGAAGAGCTCACAGGGGGCCCAAGGCCCGATCCTCGTTGGGCTTGTCGTCGGTGCCAACATCCTGGCCGGCGGAGCCTTCTCCGGGGCCTCGATGAACCCGGCCCGCTCCTTCGGGCCTGCCCTGGCGAGCTGGGATTGGACCGACCACTGGGTCTACTGGGTCGGACCCCTCGTTGGTGGTGGCCTTGCCGGGTTGGTTTACGAGAACTTCTTCATCTGCCGATCTCACGATCTCCTTCCGACTGCTTAG
- the LOC104437772 gene encoding E3 ubiquitin-protein ligase ATL42 yields the protein MKKNLGAFLGIFLLLQHARAQNRTSSDPDPAVIHPVHPSMVVIVGVLAMMFSLTFLVLAYAKFCHRTPAGPSFLDSQNDPGLNESMPRFSGIDQKAIDSLPLFRFSSLRGSKEGLECAVCINRFEDSETLRLLPRCKHAFHSNCIDQWLKSHSSCPLCRYKFNPGDLTSFAHSLSLRFPQRIPSNLLEDADLELSVQREADNDHGSSRYGDRISFLYSERELNYGEECLNEESGDCGSDQKLLHKFKHKIIVSDVVTKNRWSDVNSSDLLFLNSEMIDVFSSSRFADSEARSGYFNGDFTANKNLAKIKNDIERKRLFQSKVGATASSSNVLANPGENSSKLMNNPTEKRSMSEIVNLSRFTFSSNHRNREVLGNNNGREERMRQLWLPMVRRTVQWFAGQERDSREAEETAHRSNVENIL from the coding sequence atgaagaagAACTTGGGAgcttttttgggtatttttctcTTGTTGCAACATGCCAGAGCCCAAAACAGAACAAGCTCTGACCCTGACCCAGCTGTGATCCATCCCGTACATCCTAGCATGGTAGTCATCGTCGGTGTACTTGCTATGATGTTTTCTCTAACATTCCTCGTCCTCGCGTATGCGAAATTCTGTCACCGAACCCCGGCCGGTCCTTCATTTCTCGACAGCCAAAACGATCCAGGCCTAAATGAGTCGATGCCCCGGTTCTCCGGGATCGACCAGAAAGCCATCGACTCGCTCCCTCTCTTCAGGTTCTCCTCGCTGAGGGGCTCCAAAGAAGGCCTGGAGTGTGCAGTTTGCATCAACAGATTCGAGGACTCGGAGACCCTGCGCCTGTTGCCGCGGTGCAAGCATGCGTTCCACTCGAACTGCATAGACCAGTGGCTCAAGAGCCACTCTAGCTGCCCGCTCTGCCGATACAAGTTCAATCCTGGGGACCTCACAAGCTTCGCTCATTCGTTGAGCCTGAGATTCCCGCAGCGTATTCCCTCGAATTTGTTGGAGGATGCAGATCTCGAGCTCAGCGTGCAGAGAGAAGCAGATAACGACCACGGGTCGTCTCGATACGGTGACAGAATCAGCTTCCTGTATTCAGAAAGGGAACTGAATTATGGAGAAGAATGCCTGAATGAGGAGAGTGGAGACTGTGGGAGCGATCAGAAGCTACTCCACAAGTTCAAGCACAAGATCATCGTCTCTGATGTAGTTACCAAGAACCGGTGGAGCGACGTCAATTCTTCAGACTTGCTCTTCTTGAACTCCGAAATGATTGATGTCTTTTCAAGCAGCAGATTCGCAGACTCAGAAGCTCGGAGCGGATATTTCAATGGCGACTTTACGGCAAACAAAAACTTGGCCAAGATTAAAAATGACATAGAGAGGAAGAGGTTGTTTCAGTCCAAGGTTGGTGCAACCGCTAGTTCAAGCAACGTGCTTGCCAATCCTGGAGAGAATTCATCAAAGCTGATGAACAATCCTACTGAGAAACGATCCATGTCCGAAATCGTCAACCTTTCAAGGTTCACATTCAGTTCGAATCACAGAAACAGAGAAGTTCTAGGAAATAATAatggaagggaagagagaatgaGACAGCTTTGGTTGCCGATGGTACGCCGAACGGTTCAATGGTTCGCCGGTCAAGAAAGAGACTCGCGAGAGGCAGAGGAGACAGCTCACAGATCCAACGtcgaaaatattttgtaa
- the LOC104439921 gene encoding subtilisin-like protease 4, protein MAFAHLLCLIVLLSSLQFCLANGQSSPTRSQTSDLQTYIVHVTPPDGQRLSELKDLESWYYSFLPTDSTTSRNERRLLYSYQNVMTGFAARLTPDEVATMQDKPGFVAAHPEQIYSLQTTHSPQFLGLPLNQGSSNSSTMGKGIIIGIMDTGVTPDHTSFSGDGMPPPPAKWKGRCDFKPSQCNNKLIGAKTFDSSAKKNVTMPPIDDDGHGTHTASTAAGASVQQANTLRMAEGTAVGMAPYAHLAIYKVCSTDCFLGDILAGLDAALADGVDVISISLGGGSAPFYMDGIAVATFAAVQRGVFVSCSAGNSGPFSESLSNEAPWILTVGASTIDRNIVSNVKLGNGEEYEGETIYQPSFPSTLLPLVYPGIDGTEGSIYCVPGQLKSSQVEGKIVLCERGFVGRYFQAIEVKRAGGAGMIMMNQEIDGFSTLADAYVLPASHVSYFAGNKIKAYINATRTPTATIMFKGTVFGNPTAPALTSFSSRGPSLISPGILKPDIIGPGVNILAAWPFPIRNDTKAKYYFNIISGTSMSCPHLSGIAALIKGIHPDWSPAAIKSAIMTTAKQLNVKQNPILDERLQPADVFAIGAGHVDPEKAIDPGFIYDMHPDDYIPYLCGLGYTDKQVATIVHKPVKCSGVSSIPEGELNYPSFSVNLGPPQTFTRTVTNVGTDYSPYVVTVVPPQGVHVTVKPNKLTFSKLNQKATYSITLSRANSTQDVAKFTQGFLRWDSKKYSVRSPISVKFN, encoded by the coding sequence ATGGCTTTCGCTCATCTCCTCTGCCTAATCGTCTTGCTTTCCAGTCTGCAGTTTTGTCTTGCCAATGGCCAATCATCTCCAACTCGATCACAGACCAGTGACTTACAAACCTACATTGTCCACGTGACTCCCCCTGATGGCCAGCGCCTTTCTGAGTTGAAGGATCTCGAATCCTGGTATTACTCGTTTTTGCCCACAGATTCTACCACCTCAAGGAACGAGAGGCGCCTGCTTTACTCTTACCAGAATGTGATGACCGGCTTTGCAGCAAGACTGACTCCTGATGAAGTCGCCACAATGCAGGATAAGCCTGGATTTGTAGCAGCTCACCCTGAGCAAATATATAGCCTCCAGACAACGCACAGCCCCCAGTTTTTGGGCTTGCCACTGAATCAGGGATCTTCCAATAGTTCCACCATGGGAAAAGGAATAATCATTGGAATCATGGATACTGGTGTAACCCCGGACCATACTTCATTCAGCGGAGATGGAATGCCGCCCCCGCCAGCCAAATGGAAAGGGAGGTGTGACTTCAAGCCTTCCCAATGTAATAACAAGTTAATAGGTGCCAAGACCTTCGACAGCTCGGCTAAGAAAAATGTGACCATGCCTCCGATTGACGATGACGGACATGGCACTCACACGGCCAGCACTGCAGCTGGCGCTTCTGTGCAACAAGCCAATACGCTCCGGATGGCTGAAGGCACGGCAGTTGGCATGGCTCCATATGCTCACTTGGCGATCTATAAAGTGTGCTCTACAGATTGTTTTCTGGGCGACATACTTGCTGGACTTGATGCAGCCCTCGCAGATGGCGTTGACGTAATCTCCATCTCGCTTGGTGGTGGCTCTGCTCCATTTTATATGGATGGCATCGCGGTAGCCACTTTTGCAGCCGTTCAGAGAGGTGTCTTCGTGAGCTGCTCTGCTGGGAATTCCGGTCCTTTCTCAGAGTCGCTATCGAACGAGGCTCCATGGATTCTCACCGTCGGGGCGAGCACCATCGATAGAAACATTGTCTCCAATGTAAAACTCGGAAATGGAGAGGAATATGAAGGTGAGACAATATATCAACCCTCCTTCCCTTCAACTTTACTGCCACTTGTGTATCCTGGAATCGATGGTACGGAAGGGTCCATATACTGTGTCCCCGGACAATTAAAAAGCAGTCAAGTAGAAGGGAAGATTGTCTTGTGTGAAAGAGGGTTCGTCGGCCGCTATTTCCAAGCGATTGAGGTGAAAAGAGCAGGTGGGGCTGGTATGATTATGATGAACCAAGAAATCGATGGATTCAGTACCTTGGCCGATGCTTATGTCCTCCCTGCGTCTCATGTTAGCTACTTCGCTGGTAATAAGATCAAAGCCTACATCAATGCGACTAGAACTCCTACTGCTACCATCATGTTCAAAGGAACAGTGTTTGGAAACCCGACCGCTCCTGCGCTCACTTCTTTCTCTTCGAGAGGCCCGAGCTTGATTAGCCCGGGAATTCTAAAGCCAGACATTATTGGTCCTGGCGTGAACATATTAGCAGCATGGCCGTTTCCCATCAGAAatgacacaaaagcaaagtatTACTTTAATATTATTTCTGGCACTTCCATGTCTTGCCCCCACCTCAGTGGCATCGCGGCTTTGATAAAGGGCATTCATCCAGACTGGTCTCCAGCAGCAATCAAATCGGCTATCATGACGACGGCTAAGCAGCTGAACGTCAAGCAAAACCCAATCTTGGACGAAAGGCTTCAACCGGCGGATGTCTTTGCCATTGGAGCAGGCCATGTCGATCCTGAAAAGGCCATTGACCCAGGATTCATTTATGACATGCATCCCGACGATTACATTCCTTATCTCTGTGGTCTGGGATACACCGACAAGCAGGTGGCTACAATTGTTCACAAACCAGTCAAATGTTCGGGAGTATCTAGCATTCCCGAGGGAGAGCTGAACTACCCCTCATTTTCGGTCAACCTCGGACCTCCACAGACTTTTACTAGGACTGTGACTAATGTCGGAACGGACTATTCGCCTTATGTTGTCACGGTCGTTCCTCCACAGGGTGTGCATGTCACCGTGAAGCCTAACAAACTCACCTTCTCAAAATTGAACCAGAAAGCAACGTATTCAATCACACTCAGCCGTGCCAATTCCACTCAGGATGTTGCCAAATTCACCCAAGGATTTCTGAGGTGGGATTCCAAGAAGTACTCTGTCAGGAGTCCAATTTCGGTTAAGTTTAATTAA